One genomic segment of Synechocystis sp. LKSZ1 includes these proteins:
- a CDS encoding cation-translocating P-type ATPase, with protein sequence MISAESHPLPDQNQRWHSYSSEKTVEILASDPQQGLDQAELQQRQQHYGKNELVEGAKRSNGEIFLDQFQNVMLLMLIAVALISGLLDLWQIHSGRGASMGFPFKDTIAIFAIVLLNGVLGYLQESRAEKALAALKRLAAPKVQVIREGQRQEVEAPSLVPGDIMLLEAGSQLCADGQLLEAANLYLRESALTGEAQAVVKVPHAEGWPADTPVGDRQNMVFMGTEVIQGRGKAIVTSTGMSTELGRIAQMLQEVKNEPTPLQRRMADLGNVLVSASLILVALVVTLGVAQKGWGMLQQLVEISLSMAVAVVPEGLPAVITVTLALGTQRMVRRNALIRKLPAVETLGSVNVICSDKTGTLTQNKMVVQELQTLEHQLQVTGDGYAPEGDFKTLQGETISPTQCLPFSLLLLSGLLCNDAHLNYSGQEWAIMGDPTEGALLALAGKAGFQQEALQSRWPRMGEFPFSSERKRMSVIVAVPSSSDVLSLLPACQDAPFLLITKGSPELVLASCCYGQRETGVQALEPTLRQNILRANDTMASRGLRVLGLAYRPLRQIPTADSETDMETDLVWLGLVGMLDAPRPEVKAAVDKCLAAGIRTIMITGDHQLTAAVIARSLDINPQGGPVLTGKELDQLSQTDLEAKVEQVNIFARVSPEHKLRIVKALQKRNCFVAMTGDGVNDAPALKRADIGIAMGITGTDVSKEASDMVLLDDNFATIVAATEEGRVVYSNIRHFIKYILGSNIGEVITIAAAPIIGLSGVPLTPLQILWMNLVTDGLPALALAVEPGDPNIMNRPPFSPKESIFARGLGSYIIRIGIIFSVITISLMVWSYHSAIDSGAPDSWKTMVFTTLCIAQMGHAIAVRSNSRLTIEMNPFSNPYLWGSVIVTTVLQLMLIYVEPLRNFFETDLLTPQQLLICLGFSSLMFLWVEMEKVVIRFYHQFSSRRQP encoded by the coding sequence ATGATTTCCGCTGAGTCCCATCCGTTGCCAGATCAAAACCAGCGCTGGCATAGCTACAGCAGTGAGAAAACTGTAGAAATTTTAGCCAGCGATCCTCAGCAGGGCCTCGATCAAGCGGAACTCCAGCAACGACAACAACACTACGGCAAAAACGAACTGGTCGAAGGGGCCAAGCGCAGTAACGGGGAAATTTTCCTGGACCAATTCCAGAATGTCATGCTGTTGATGCTGATCGCGGTGGCCTTGATCTCTGGTCTGCTAGACCTCTGGCAAATCCACAGCGGCCGTGGGGCCAGTATGGGATTCCCCTTTAAAGATACCATTGCCATTTTTGCGATTGTGCTCCTTAACGGCGTCCTCGGTTATCTCCAGGAAAGCCGAGCCGAAAAGGCCCTAGCGGCCCTGAAGCGATTGGCGGCTCCTAAGGTGCAGGTGATTCGAGAGGGTCAGCGTCAGGAAGTGGAGGCCCCTAGCCTCGTTCCGGGAGACATCATGCTCTTAGAAGCGGGAAGTCAGCTCTGTGCCGATGGCCAATTGCTAGAGGCGGCGAATTTATACCTACGGGAATCGGCCCTGACCGGAGAGGCCCAGGCTGTGGTCAAGGTTCCCCATGCCGAAGGTTGGCCGGCCGATACCCCCGTGGGAGACCGCCAAAATATGGTCTTTATGGGCACTGAAGTCATTCAAGGCCGGGGCAAGGCTATTGTCACAAGTACTGGAATGAGTACTGAACTGGGGCGAATTGCCCAGATGCTTCAGGAAGTTAAAAATGAACCCACGCCTCTCCAGCGACGCATGGCCGACCTGGGTAATGTGTTAGTCAGTGCTTCTCTCATCCTAGTGGCCCTGGTGGTGACGCTGGGGGTAGCCCAAAAGGGCTGGGGCATGCTCCAACAGTTGGTGGAAATTTCCCTGAGTATGGCCGTTGCAGTGGTGCCCGAGGGCCTGCCTGCTGTGATTACGGTGACCTTGGCCCTGGGGACTCAACGGATGGTGCGACGCAATGCCCTGATTCGCAAGCTCCCTGCCGTCGAAACCCTCGGCTCTGTCAATGTCATTTGCTCCGATAAAACCGGCACCTTAACCCAGAACAAAATGGTGGTGCAGGAGCTACAAACCCTAGAGCATCAATTACAGGTCACTGGGGACGGCTATGCTCCTGAGGGGGACTTTAAAACCCTACAGGGAGAAACTATTTCACCCACTCAATGCTTACCCTTTTCCCTGCTCTTGCTGAGTGGTCTGCTCTGTAACGATGCTCACCTGAACTATAGCGGGCAGGAATGGGCCATTATGGGCGATCCTACAGAAGGGGCCCTCCTGGCGCTAGCGGGGAAAGCTGGTTTTCAGCAAGAGGCTCTACAATCCCGTTGGCCGAGGATGGGAGAGTTTCCCTTTTCGTCCGAGCGTAAACGCATGAGCGTTATTGTCGCAGTACCCTCCTCTTCCGATGTGCTGAGCTTGCTGCCCGCCTGTCAAGATGCTCCCTTTCTATTGATCACCAAAGGTTCTCCCGAACTTGTTCTGGCTAGTTGTTGTTATGGCCAACGGGAGACGGGAGTCCAGGCCTTAGAGCCGACCCTGAGACAAAACATCCTGAGGGCCAACGATACCATGGCCAGTCGAGGCCTACGGGTTCTAGGTTTGGCCTATCGACCCTTGCGTCAGATTCCAACCGCCGATAGCGAAACGGATATGGAAACAGACCTGGTCTGGCTCGGCCTGGTGGGAATGCTAGATGCCCCCCGCCCTGAGGTCAAGGCTGCCGTGGATAAATGCCTGGCGGCGGGGATTCGTACCATCATGATTACGGGAGACCATCAATTAACGGCGGCAGTCATCGCCAGGAGTCTCGACATCAATCCCCAGGGAGGGCCAGTTTTAACAGGAAAAGAATTGGATCAGCTTTCCCAGACCGACCTAGAAGCCAAGGTCGAACAAGTCAATATTTTTGCTCGGGTTTCTCCAGAACATAAGCTAAGGATTGTCAAGGCCCTGCAAAAGCGCAACTGTTTTGTGGCGATGACCGGCGATGGTGTTAATGATGCCCCGGCCTTGAAGCGGGCGGATATTGGCATCGCTATGGGGATTACCGGCACCGATGTCAGCAAAGAGGCCAGTGATATGGTGTTACTCGACGATAATTTCGCCACCATTGTCGCGGCTACCGAGGAGGGGCGTGTCGTCTACAGCAATATTCGCCATTTTATCAAGTACATTTTGGGCAGTAACATTGGCGAAGTGATCACCATTGCCGCCGCTCCGATTATTGGCCTGTCGGGGGTTCCCCTCACGCCGTTACAAATCCTGTGGATGAACCTGGTCACGGATGGTTTACCGGCCCTGGCCCTGGCAGTGGAACCCGGCGACCCCAATATTATGAACCGCCCGCCCTTTAGCCCGAAGGAAAGTATTTTTGCCCGGGGCCTGGGTTCCTACATCATTCGCATTGGCATTATTTTTTCGGTGATTACCATCAGTCTCATGGTCTGGTCTTACCATAGCGCCATTGATTCAGGCGCACCGGATAGTTGGAAAACCATGGTCTTTACAACGCTCTGTATCGCGCAGATGGGTCATGCCATTGCGGTACGTTCCAATAGCCGCCTTACCATTGAAATGAATCCCTTCAGTAATCCTTACCTATGGGGCTCTGTGATCGTCACCACTGTTTTGCAGTTAATGCTGATCTATGTGGAACCCCTGCGGAACTTTTTTGAAACAGATCTGCTAACTCCCCAGCAACTGCTGATCTGCTTGGGTTTTAGTAGCCTGATGTTTCTGTGGGTGGAAATGGAAAAAGTTGTGATCCGGTTCTACCATCAGTTCAGTAGCCGTCGGCAACCCTAG
- a CDS encoding DUF2079 domain-containing protein translates to MKSLLSSENRFLLMLIGVSTLVLSLASVSRHLLFQSNALDLGFFDQVTYLISVDQPPITTFQDLHILGDHAAFIFYPLGLLYRLYPSVYWLLAVQALSLSLGAWPSYHLACQAGVKPAQAKAIAVVYLLYPLIFNVNLFDFHPEVIALPAILWAVWAAREQTLTQFIGAIILVLSCKAVLSLTVIFLGLWLLIWQRRRLYGAIALGSGAFWFIFTTQWLIPHFKGGEVAAVGRYDFLGSSVLEIAVNLLLKPQLVLGHLFTGANFIYLLLLIAPLLWGLTWRHLDPLIPALPALGLNLLTDHLPQKDLVHQYSIAIFPFLLIAVIDSLAHQRAWLQRPRWILLWALVAFLALAKFGYFTSLYLQNLDTWQASRQAIQQVRTSGGVLTTATLAPHLSHRVLIKLAINGAETLDLGQFDYVVLNQRHPGWEIEPGLLPRLRESLSQRHDFQLRYQQDEVVVFQKQSLQTGERQS, encoded by the coding sequence TTGAAATCCCTGCTGTCTTCCGAAAACCGATTTTTACTGATGCTGATAGGGGTCAGCACGCTGGTTTTGAGTCTAGCCAGTGTTAGTCGTCATCTTTTATTTCAGTCCAATGCCCTAGACCTCGGCTTTTTCGACCAGGTTACCTACTTGATCAGCGTTGACCAGCCGCCCATCACCACTTTTCAGGATTTGCATATTTTGGGGGATCACGCCGCCTTTATTTTTTACCCCCTGGGGCTTCTCTACCGTCTCTATCCCTCGGTCTATTGGCTTCTGGCAGTCCAGGCCCTGAGTTTATCCCTAGGGGCCTGGCCGAGTTACCATTTGGCTTGTCAGGCAGGGGTGAAACCAGCGCAGGCCAAAGCGATTGCGGTTGTTTATTTGCTCTACCCCCTTATCTTTAACGTTAACCTGTTTGACTTTCATCCCGAAGTGATCGCGCTACCAGCAATACTCTGGGCCGTCTGGGCGGCTAGGGAGCAAACGTTAACGCAATTTATCGGGGCTATTATCTTAGTTCTGAGTTGTAAGGCAGTCTTATCCCTGACGGTGATCTTTTTAGGGCTTTGGTTACTTATCTGGCAACGGCGCAGACTCTACGGTGCTATTGCCCTAGGTTCTGGCGCGTTTTGGTTCATTTTCACGACCCAATGGCTTATTCCCCACTTCAAAGGTGGTGAGGTGGCCGCCGTGGGCCGCTACGATTTTTTAGGTAGTTCGGTTCTGGAAATTGCCGTCAATTTGTTGCTAAAACCCCAACTTGTCCTGGGCCATCTCTTCACTGGGGCCAACTTCATTTATCTGCTACTGCTAATAGCTCCTTTGCTCTGGGGCCTGACTTGGCGACATCTGGATCCCCTGATCCCGGCCTTGCCGGCCCTGGGCTTAAACCTGTTGACGGATCATCTGCCCCAAAAAGACCTGGTTCATCAATATTCCATTGCCATTTTTCCCTTTTTACTGATTGCTGTGATTGATAGTTTGGCCCATCAACGGGCTTGGCTTCAGCGGCCCCGTTGGATTCTGCTCTGGGCCTTGGTGGCGTTTCTGGCTTTGGCCAAGTTTGGTTATTTTACGTCTCTCTACCTGCAAAACCTGGACACCTGGCAGGCCTCGCGTCAGGCCATCCAGCAAGTCAGAACCTCTGGGGGCGTCCTCACAACGGCTACCTTGGCCCCGCACCTGAGCCATCGTGTTCTGATTAAACTAGCTATTAATGGAGCTGAAACCCTTGATTTGGGCCAGTTTGACTATGTTGTCCTGAATCAACGCCATCCGGGCTGGGAGATTGAGCCTGGCCTTTTGCCCCGACTCCGAGAGAGCCTCAGCCAACGGCACGATTTCCAGCTTCGTTACCAGCAAGATGAGGTGGTAGTTTTTCAAAAGCAGTCGCTTCAGACTGGGGAGCGTCAATCCTAA
- a CDS encoding DUF2079 domain-containing protein, with protein sequence MAGLFPLNTRLPVALWKAVGVSFMILLGASSLRHLLYHSTAWDLGIFDQAIYLISQGQPPISSFLQGHILGDHAAFIFYPLALLYWVYPSVYWLLGLQAFALALGAVPCYGLARQAGLSCGLALTLAYVYLLYPLVFNLNLFDFHPDALALPALLGAIWAARARRPLVFTLLLVLICSCKAVLALAVVGLGAWLGLEKRWPYAGIALGLGIIWFGLATQIIIPYFSQNPESISRHLSRYGYLGASFTEIAANLLFKPWLFLGGLFNGPNLGYCLLLVLPLLWGLHPHQGLALVALLPFLLMNLLSQDPSQKDLLHQYSLPMLPFLLVIVIDSLAAQTAWIRSRRWILVWSLVCFLALAKIGYFWERYLTTWDTWQATQTAIAKITPTGSVLTNANIAPHLTHRPMVQLIIPGAEKLDLTTFDYILLNQRHPGQDSSPEVVQALIAAIQENGHFQTQFQQDGVMLFTQPTAPLALDSVNP encoded by the coding sequence ATGGCTGGGTTATTTCCCCTGAATACCCGTTTGCCTGTAGCCCTCTGGAAAGCGGTGGGGGTCAGTTTTATGATTCTTTTAGGGGCCAGCTCTCTAAGGCATCTGCTCTATCATTCCACCGCTTGGGATTTGGGTATTTTTGACCAGGCTATCTATCTGATTAGCCAGGGCCAGCCACCGATTTCCTCTTTTCTCCAGGGCCACATTTTAGGAGACCACGCCGCTTTTATTTTTTATCCTCTGGCCCTGCTGTATTGGGTTTATCCCAGTGTCTATTGGTTGCTGGGACTCCAGGCTTTCGCCTTAGCCCTGGGAGCTGTTCCCTGCTATGGGTTAGCGCGTCAGGCGGGTCTTAGCTGTGGTCTGGCCCTGACCCTGGCTTATGTCTACCTGCTCTATCCTCTGGTTTTCAATCTCAATCTATTTGATTTTCACCCGGATGCATTGGCCCTGCCGGCCCTGTTGGGGGCTATCTGGGCCGCACGGGCCCGGCGACCGTTGGTGTTTACCCTGTTGTTGGTGTTGATCTGTAGCTGTAAAGCGGTATTGGCCTTGGCTGTCGTTGGCTTGGGAGCCTGGTTGGGATTGGAGAAACGTTGGCCCTATGCCGGAATTGCCCTGGGATTGGGGATTATCTGGTTTGGCCTAGCTACGCAGATTATCATTCCCTACTTTAGTCAGAATCCCGAATCAATTAGCCGCCACCTCTCCCGCTACGGCTACCTGGGGGCCTCCTTTACCGAGATTGCGGCCAATCTTCTATTCAAACCCTGGTTATTTTTGGGCGGTCTCTTCAATGGCCCTAATCTAGGCTACTGCCTTCTGCTGGTGCTACCACTCCTCTGGGGCCTACACCCCCACCAGGGCCTGGCCCTCGTTGCTTTGCTGCCTTTTCTGCTGATGAATCTGTTGTCCCAAGACCCCAGTCAAAAAGATTTATTGCATCAATACTCGTTGCCCATGCTGCCCTTTCTCTTGGTGATAGTGATCGATAGTTTAGCGGCCCAAACAGCCTGGATTCGTAGCCGTCGTTGGATTCTGGTCTGGAGTCTGGTGTGTTTTTTGGCCCTGGCCAAAATAGGTTACTTTTGGGAGCGTTATCTGACAACCTGGGATACTTGGCAGGCCACGCAAACGGCCATCGCGAAAATTACCCCCACTGGCAGTGTTTTAACGAATGCTAATATAGCCCCCCACCTAACCCATCGACCCATGGTGCAGTTGATTATCCCCGGTGCAGAAAAGCTCGACTTGACGACCTTTGACTATATTTTGTTAAATCAACGCCATCCCGGTCAGGACAGTTCTCCAGAAGTGGTTCAGGCCCTTATCGCAGCGATTCAGGAGAATGGCCATTTTCAAACCCAGTTTCAGCAAGATGGGGTCATGCTCTTCACCCAGCCGACTGCGCCCCTAGCCTTGGATTCAGTCAATCCTTAG
- a CDS encoding CopD family protein: MLFKLLVILHTLGSTVWTGGHLVLAMMVLPGALKNRDPDRIHQFEEHFENLGLAALLLQVITGLGLTWIYFPGFQSFWAFESYLSTYIGLKLLLLLGTLALAIHARFFIIPNLTQETLQALAYHIIGVTTLAVLFVILGAGIRLGGLT; this comes from the coding sequence ATGCTGTTCAAACTTCTGGTTATTCTGCACACCTTAGGATCCACTGTCTGGACGGGCGGCCACCTCGTCCTGGCGATGATGGTTTTACCGGGGGCCTTGAAAAATCGTGACCCTGACCGCATCCATCAGTTTGAAGAACACTTCGAGAACTTAGGCCTGGCGGCCCTATTACTCCAGGTGATCACAGGTTTGGGTCTGACTTGGATCTATTTTCCTGGCTTCCAGAGCTTCTGGGCCTTTGAGTCCTACCTATCGACCTATATCGGCCTCAAGCTCTTGCTACTGCTGGGAACGCTGGCCCTGGCCATTCATGCCCGCTTCTTTATCATTCCTAACTTAACCCAGGAAACTCTCCAGGCCCTGGCCTATCACATTATCGGGGTGACTACCTTGGCGGTGTTGTTCGTCATTCTAGGGGCCGGAATTCGTTTAGGGGGATTAACCTAA
- a CDS encoding chloride channel protein has protein sequence MIGIGCGLFAGLYWTVLERLTEFVRALHSLSLLVIMPCAGLLIGLVIHRLGQPGEIGLIVDNIHSRGGRIDTHENPAMLLTSLLSISAGGSLGPEAPMVQVTGSFGTWIADRLQLEGEDLRSLSLAGMAAGFTALFGAPLGGAFFALEILHHQHVVEYYEAILPAIVSSCASYLVFVWITRLGIGPTWQFPQYLIHDINDFVWAMGCGILGALAAWIFIGIFKRCQWLFQQIPGPVYVRTTLAGLILGVLAILCPLTRYFGHEELNLVLEQNATAFALLLLAGAKMLAIATTVNGEWRGGFIIPLFFTGACIGKALSLLIPGVHPVLSMITTMAALNAAVTRTPISTTLLLSKLTGFTPFAPILFASLVGFFLSPKLPFIRAQEK, from the coding sequence ATGATTGGGATTGGGTGTGGGCTGTTTGCGGGTCTATATTGGACGGTTTTAGAGCGACTCACTGAGTTTGTGCGAGCGCTTCACAGTCTGAGTCTCCTGGTCATCATGCCTTGCGCCGGACTGTTGATCGGATTAGTCATTCATCGATTGGGGCAACCCGGTGAGATTGGCTTGATCGTAGATAATATCCATTCTCGGGGCGGACGAATTGATACTCACGAAAATCCGGCTATGCTTCTGACTTCACTGCTAAGCATTTCCGCCGGAGGTAGTTTAGGCCCTGAAGCCCCAATGGTACAAGTAACGGGTTCCTTTGGTACCTGGATTGCAGATCGGTTGCAGCTAGAAGGAGAAGACCTGCGCTCCCTTAGCTTGGCAGGCATGGCAGCCGGCTTCACTGCATTGTTTGGGGCACCGTTAGGAGGTGCTTTCTTTGCACTAGAAATCCTGCATCATCAGCATGTAGTCGAATATTATGAGGCAATTTTGCCGGCAATTGTGTCAAGTTGCGCAAGCTACCTAGTGTTTGTCTGGATCACACGTTTAGGAATTGGGCCAACCTGGCAGTTTCCTCAGTATCTAATCCATGACATCAATGATTTTGTTTGGGCAATGGGATGTGGGATTCTTGGGGCGCTCGCCGCCTGGATTTTCATCGGAATTTTCAAGCGATGTCAATGGCTATTTCAGCAAATTCCTGGCCCAGTTTATGTCCGAACAACTTTGGCTGGCTTGATCCTGGGGGTTCTGGCTATCTTGTGTCCACTCACACGCTACTTTGGGCATGAAGAACTGAATCTAGTTTTGGAACAGAATGCAACAGCCTTTGCCCTACTACTTTTAGCGGGTGCAAAAATGTTAGCGATAGCAACTACCGTGAACGGAGAATGGCGCGGCGGATTTATCATTCCCCTCTTTTTTACTGGAGCCTGTATCGGTAAAGCTCTATCTCTGCTTATACCTGGGGTACATCCGGTACTCTCAATGATTACCACCATGGCAGCCTTAAACGCTGCGGTAACACGCACTCCAATTAGTACAACTCTGTTGCTCAGCAAATTGACTGGCTTCACTCCCTTTGCGCCCATTTTGTTTGCGAGTTTAGTCGGTTTTTTTCTATCTCCCAAACTGCCGTTTATTCGAGCGCAAGAAAAGTGA
- a CDS encoding HPP family protein — protein sequence MLNYRKARSKWENYWFKTFHRWRSCPLTCAIEKPHHRHIFWSWFGSFLAISICAYLTVKTNSPFLMAPFGATSVLIFGVPDSPLAQPRNVIGGNFLAALVSLTILHFFGSSPMAMGMAVSLAIGIMQLTGTVHPPSGAVALVVMMTKPDWQFIMTPTFEGSMLLVLCAVIFNNLAEERTYPKHWL from the coding sequence ATGCTTAACTACAGGAAAGCCCGCTCGAAATGGGAAAACTATTGGTTCAAAACCTTCCACCGATGGCGCTCTTGCCCTTTAACTTGCGCAATTGAGAAGCCTCATCATCGTCACATTTTTTGGAGTTGGTTCGGCAGTTTTCTGGCGATCTCCATCTGCGCTTATCTGACAGTAAAAACGAACTCTCCCTTTTTGATGGCCCCTTTTGGTGCCACTAGCGTTTTGATCTTTGGTGTTCCCGATAGCCCTTTAGCACAACCCCGTAATGTTATTGGTGGCAATTTCTTGGCGGCCTTGGTGAGTCTGACGATTTTGCATTTTTTCGGTTCTTCACCGATGGCGATGGGAATGGCCGTTTCGCTAGCTATTGGCATCATGCAATTAACTGGAACCGTACATCCTCCTTCGGGAGCTGTTGCCTTGGTAGTCATGATGACCAAACCAGACTGGCAGTTTATCATGACACCAACCTTTGAGGGGTCAATGCTTTTAGTCTTGTGTGCTGTTATCTTCAATAATCTAGCAGAAGAAAGAACCTATCCCAAACACTGGTTATAG